One genomic window of Biomphalaria glabrata chromosome 9, xgBioGlab47.1, whole genome shotgun sequence includes the following:
- the LOC106066922 gene encoding uncharacterized protein LOC106066922, with the protein MNTIEDTEEADVLRDLNDTHETEEFENDDEDAARKFENCSKNPGHDTFITLETFSQDHLPESHRSKVLYDCVKALAQMTVKISVKLVSSGRPRYHNSREYPYGKRHGSKIVRNGSGRIDFLAWHRDEKDLCPCSKCQESTSPSKTWMEIRVMTAKHVVFDDQEAKKAYCKLFYDDAGSPEVVVSGFGVYYEDMEKDRCLFKCATCEESLMQTLNANMDHFVQIWEKAHNKYKHHQAKRKLICIVSHPHGHYKRVTVGHLDRARRSGQLYRQFFYSTPTCPGTSGAAVFVIGHSENLFYQHIHSGSDGLNFSGLAW; encoded by the exons ATGAATACCATAGAGGACACCGAGGAAGCTGATGTCTTGAGAGATCTAAATG ATACACATGAAACCGAAGAATTTGAGAATGACGACGAAGATGCGGCAAGAAAGTTTGAGAACTGCTCCAAAAATCCTGGTCATGATACCTTCATAACATTGGAAACATTTTCTCAGGACCATTTGCCAGAATCACACCGCTCGAAAGTACTTTACGACTGCGTGAAAGCATTGGCGCAGATGACAGTGAAGATCTCTGTTAAATTGGTCAGCTCTGGGAGGCCAAGATATCACAACTCTAGAGAGTACCCGTATGGCAAGAGACACGGGAGCAAGATTGTTAGGAATGGAAGCGGAAGAATTGATTTTCTAGCTTGGCACAGAGATGAGAAGGATCTCTGTCCGTGCTCCAAGTGCCAGGAGTCCACTAGCCCCAGCAAAACTTGGATGGAGATTAGAGTCATGACTGCCAAACACGTGGTCTTTGATGATCAAGAAGCCAAGAAAGCTTACTGTAAGTTATTCTATGACGACGCAGGTAGCCCGGAAGTCGTTGTCTCTGGATTTGGTGTGTACTACGAAGACATGGAAAAGGATCGATGTCTGTTCAAATGCGCGACGTGTGAGGAGAGCCTGATGCAGACGTTGAACGCGAATATGGATCACTTCGTCCAAATTTGGGAGAAAGCGCATAACAAATACAAGCATCATCAAGCCAAGCGCAAACTAATTTGCATCGTGTCCCATCCGCATGGACATTATAAGAGGGTCACTGTTGGTCATCTCGACAGGGCAAGGAGATCAGGTCAGCTGTATAGACAATTTTTCTATTCGACTCCTACTTGTCCTGGTACCAGTGGGGCGGCAGTGTTTGTCATTGGCCACTCAGAGAATTTATTTTATCAACATATTCATAGTGGCAGTGACGGTCTCAACTTCAGTGGGTTGGCCTGGTAG